The proteins below are encoded in one region of Paenibacillus sp.:
- a CDS encoding glycoside hydrolase family 53 protein — protein sequence MKPAFIQGMDVSFLDEIEAAGGTFRDGGAAEDCLDILKANGVNSIRLRIWNEPPRTFCNLERTIGVAKRIKEKGFHFLLDFHYSDMWADPGKQFKPKAWETLDLGGLRQAVYDYTAQVMTALKEAGAAPDMVQIGNEITPGMLWPTGKVDGEFDTDVQWEALASLVKAGIDAAKAVDQNVEVMIHIDRGGDNASSVKFYDRFAALGVDFDTIGLSFYPWWHGTLDDLAANVNDLALRYGKPIVVVETAYPWTTEPADGLEFIVTADTPLKTPHPATVEGQAAYLREFMQTIRGVPNGLGAGFHWWEPCWIPAKDDWSVGHANNWSNLTLFDYAGNKLRSVEVLLEDGHPSNP from the coding sequence ATGAAACCGGCATTCATTCAAGGCATGGACGTCTCGTTCCTGGACGAAATCGAAGCGGCGGGCGGGACGTTCCGCGACGGCGGCGCGGCCGAAGACTGTCTCGACATCCTGAAGGCGAACGGAGTCAATTCGATTCGGCTGCGCATTTGGAACGAACCGCCGCGCACGTTCTGCAATCTGGAGCGTACGATCGGCGTCGCGAAGCGAATTAAGGAGAAGGGCTTTCACTTCCTGCTCGACTTCCATTATTCCGATATGTGGGCGGACCCGGGCAAGCAGTTCAAGCCGAAGGCGTGGGAGACGCTCGACTTGGGCGGCTTGCGTCAGGCGGTGTACGACTATACGGCGCAGGTGATGACGGCGCTGAAGGAAGCGGGCGCGGCGCCGGACATGGTGCAGATCGGCAACGAAATAACGCCGGGGATGCTGTGGCCGACCGGCAAGGTCGACGGCGAATTCGATACGGACGTTCAGTGGGAGGCGTTGGCGTCGCTCGTGAAGGCGGGCATCGACGCGGCGAAGGCGGTCGATCAGAACGTCGAGGTTATGATTCATATCGACCGGGGAGGCGACAACGCGTCCAGCGTGAAGTTTTACGACCGGTTCGCGGCGCTCGGCGTCGATTTCGACACGATCGGCTTGTCGTTTTACCCGTGGTGGCACGGGACGCTCGACGATTTAGCGGCGAATGTGAACGACCTTGCGCTTCGTTACGGCAAACCGATCGTCGTCGTCGAGACGGCGTACCCGTGGACGACGGAGCCGGCGGACGGTCTCGAATTCATCGTCACGGCGGACACGCCGCTTAAGACGCCGCATCCGGCGACGGTGGAAGGCCAGGCGGCGTATTTGCGGGAGTTCATGCAGACGATCCGCGGCGTGCCGAACGGGCTCGGCGCCGGCTTCCACTGGTGGGAGCCGTGCTGGATTCCGGCGAAGGACGACTGGTCGGTCGGGCACGCGAACAATTGGTCCAATCTGACGCTGTTCGATTACGCAGGAAATAAGCTGAGATCGGTCGAAGTATTATTAGAAGATGGACACCCTTCCAACCCATAA
- a CDS encoding carbohydrate ABC transporter permease, translating into MYYKSLQYRIFNAFNMTGLALLALLCVIPLVHVLAVSFSAKAAADANLVGLWPVDFTLEPYKKTVNNPAFLGALWVSVQRTVLGTALTLFLAFLAAYPLSKEESAFKGRTAYAWIFVFTMVFNGGLVPFYIVIQKIGLMGSFWSLVLPAAVNVYLTILMLNFFRGVPKDLEEAALIDGAGHFRTLFSIYLPISMPAIATLALFSMVFHWNSWFDGLLYVGKDQYPLATYLQTVIITRDMSDMSISPKDMELLSQKTINAAQIFIGALPILLVYPFLQRFFVKGLVLGSVKE; encoded by the coding sequence ATGTACTACAAAAGCCTGCAATACCGCATTTTCAACGCATTCAACATGACCGGTCTCGCTCTCCTCGCACTGCTGTGCGTCATTCCGCTCGTCCACGTGCTCGCCGTGTCGTTCAGCGCGAAGGCGGCGGCGGACGCGAACTTGGTCGGCTTGTGGCCGGTAGACTTTACGCTCGAGCCCTATAAGAAAACGGTCAACAACCCGGCCTTCCTCGGCGCGCTGTGGGTGTCGGTGCAGAGGACGGTGCTCGGCACGGCGCTGACGCTGTTCCTCGCCTTCCTGGCCGCGTATCCGCTCTCGAAGGAGGAATCGGCGTTCAAAGGCCGTACGGCGTACGCATGGATTTTCGTCTTCACGATGGTGTTCAACGGCGGCCTCGTCCCGTTCTACATCGTCATTCAGAAAATCGGCTTGATGGGATCGTTCTGGTCGCTCGTGCTGCCGGCGGCGGTGAACGTGTACTTGACGATTTTGATGCTCAACTTTTTCCGCGGCGTGCCGAAGGATTTGGAGGAAGCGGCGCTCATCGACGGCGCGGGCCATTTCCGGACGCTCTTCAGCATTTATTTGCCGATTTCGATGCCGGCGATCGCGACGCTCGCGCTGTTCAGCATGGTGTTCCATTGGAACTCTTGGTTCGACGGGCTGCTGTACGTCGGCAAGGATCAATATCCGCTCGCGACGTATTTGCAGACGGTCATCATTACGAGAGACATGAGCGACATGAGCATCTCCCCGAAGGATATGGAGCTGCTGTCGCAGAAGACGATTAACGCGGCGCAAATTTTCATCGGCGCGCTGCCGATTTTGCTCGTGTATCCGTTCCTTCAGCGATTTTTCGTGAAAGGGCTCGTGCTCGGTTCGGTCAAGGAGTAA
- the iolC gene encoding 5-dehydro-2-deoxygluconokinase, which produces MSYIQFPSGRSVDFTAIGRLCIDLNANEINRPMEETRTFTKYVGGSPANITIGMSRFGLRTAFVGKIANDQMGRFIHRYLEQNGIETSSVVADRTGAVTGLAFTEIKSPTECSILMYRDNAADLLLTPGEVSEELIARTNMFLISGTALAQSPSREAVFQALSYAKKHGCVIVFDLDYRPYTWKSSEETAVYYNLAAEKCDVIIGTREEFDMMERFEHNPERNDQITAGKWFDYSAKIVIIKHGKEGSIAYTKDGASHRAKSFPAKVVKTFGAGDSYAAGFLYGLMQGWTLEKSMVFGSAAACIVISSHSCSDAMPRADEVHEYIARCERGEIVV; this is translated from the coding sequence ATGAGTTACATCCAGTTTCCTAGCGGCCGGAGCGTCGATTTCACCGCCATCGGCAGGCTGTGCATCGACCTTAACGCCAACGAAATCAACCGCCCGATGGAGGAGACGCGCACCTTTACGAAATACGTAGGGGGCTCTCCCGCCAACATTACGATCGGCATGTCCCGGTTCGGCCTGCGAACCGCTTTCGTCGGTAAAATCGCGAACGATCAAATGGGTCGGTTCATTCATCGATATTTGGAGCAAAACGGGATCGAGACGAGCAGTGTCGTGGCGGACCGGACCGGGGCCGTGACCGGGCTCGCTTTTACCGAAATTAAGAGCCCTACCGAGTGCAGCATTCTAATGTACCGCGACAACGCCGCCGATCTGCTGCTGACGCCGGGGGAAGTGAGCGAAGAGCTGATCGCGCGCACGAACATGTTCCTTATCTCGGGAACGGCGCTCGCGCAAAGCCCTTCCCGCGAAGCGGTGTTCCAGGCGCTGAGCTATGCCAAAAAGCATGGCTGCGTCATCGTATTCGATCTCGATTACCGCCCTTATACATGGAAGTCCTCGGAAGAAACGGCCGTCTACTACAACCTGGCCGCCGAAAAATGCGACGTCATTATCGGAACGCGCGAAGAGTTCGACATGATGGAGCGCTTCGAACACAATCCGGAGCGAAACGATCAAATAACCGCAGGCAAATGGTTCGACTATTCCGCGAAGATTGTCATCATTAAGCACGGCAAAGAAGGCTCCATCGCCTACACGAAGGACGGAGCGAGCCATCGCGCCAAGTCGTTCCCGGCGAAGGTCGTCAAGACGTTCGGTGCGGGCGACTCCTACGCGGCAGGATTTCTGTACGGTCTGATGCAGGGCTGGACGCTGGAGAAAAGCATGGTATTCGGCAGCGCCGCCGCCTGCATCGTCATTTCCAGTCACAGCTGCTCCGACGCGATGCCGAGAGCGGACGAGGTCCACGAATACATCGCCCGGTGCGAGCGCGGAGAGATCGT
- a CDS encoding beta-galactosidase codes for MAKRFPPISGKLPVFMHGADYNPDQWLHAPEVLKEDIRLMKLSNSNVMALGIFAWSALEPEEGVFTFEWLDKVLDDFAANGLYAWLATPSGARPAWMSAKYPEVLRVGANRLRNLHGARHNHCYTSPVYREKVAIMNAKLAERYAFHPAVVGWHISNEYGGECHCDYCQEAFRGWLKRKYGTLEALNHAWWNAFWSHTITDWSQIESPAPHGEKAVHGLNLAWRRFVTDQTIDFYRHEVAPLKAANPSLPATTNMMDLFDGLDYWKFADVVDVVSWDAYPTWHEAGSDSKVASWFAFNHDLFRSLKGKPFMLMESTPSLTNWQPVSKLKRPGMHKLSSLQAVAHGSDTVQYFQWRKSRGSSEKFHGAVVDHVGHEHTRVFQDVTEVGATLEKLSGDVLGAGTDASVAIVFDWDNRWAVRDAQGPRNLGVHYEQTVVQHYRAFWELGITVDVVSRHADVSKYKLVVAPMMYMLDEASGRKFEAYVEAGGTLVTTYWSGIVDENDLCHLGGFPGPLRKTLGIWSEEIEGLHPHDANGFVYGGVAYESHELCDLIHAEGAEVLATYTSDFYAGRPALTVNRFGRGKAYYLATRAKDPFYERFYASVAAEAGVPRVLNALLPAGVTAQARTDGEREYVFVMNFSGAPQTVKLDDRAYVDLETGEAVGGELALPTHGIRMLKR; via the coding sequence ATGGCCAAACGTTTTCCCCCGATCAGCGGCAAACTCCCCGTCTTCATGCACGGGGCCGATTATAATCCGGATCAATGGCTGCACGCTCCGGAGGTGCTGAAAGAAGATATTCGCTTAATGAAGCTGTCGAATTCGAACGTGATGGCGCTCGGCATTTTCGCCTGGTCTGCGCTCGAGCCGGAAGAAGGCGTATTCACGTTCGAATGGCTCGACAAGGTGCTCGACGATTTCGCGGCGAACGGGCTGTACGCATGGCTCGCGACGCCGAGCGGGGCGCGGCCCGCGTGGATGTCGGCGAAGTACCCGGAAGTGCTGCGCGTCGGAGCGAACCGGCTGCGCAACCTGCACGGCGCCCGCCACAACCACTGCTACACCTCGCCGGTGTACCGCGAGAAGGTCGCGATCATGAACGCGAAGCTGGCGGAGCGGTACGCGTTCCATCCGGCCGTCGTCGGCTGGCATATTTCCAACGAGTACGGCGGGGAGTGCCACTGCGACTACTGCCAAGAGGCGTTCCGCGGCTGGCTGAAGCGCAAGTACGGCACCCTTGAAGCGCTTAACCACGCGTGGTGGAACGCGTTCTGGTCGCATACGATCACCGACTGGTCGCAGATCGAATCGCCCGCCCCGCACGGGGAGAAGGCGGTTCACGGCCTAAATCTCGCCTGGCGGCGCTTCGTCACCGATCAGACGATCGATTTCTACCGCCATGAGGTCGCGCCGCTGAAGGCCGCGAATCCGTCGCTGCCGGCGACGACGAACATGATGGATTTGTTCGACGGGCTCGATTATTGGAAATTCGCCGACGTCGTGGACGTTGTCTCGTGGGATGCGTATCCGACATGGCATGAGGCCGGCAGCGACAGCAAGGTTGCATCGTGGTTCGCGTTCAACCACGATCTGTTCCGCTCGCTCAAGGGGAAGCCGTTCATGCTGATGGAGAGCACGCCGAGCTTGACGAACTGGCAGCCGGTGAGCAAGCTGAAGCGTCCCGGCATGCATAAGCTGAGCTCGCTGCAGGCGGTCGCGCACGGCTCCGATACGGTGCAGTACTTCCAATGGCGGAAGAGCCGGGGCTCGAGCGAGAAGTTCCACGGCGCGGTCGTCGACCACGTCGGGCACGAGCACACGCGGGTGTTCCAGGACGTGACCGAGGTCGGCGCAACGCTCGAGAAGCTGTCGGGCGACGTGCTCGGCGCGGGCACGGACGCGAGTGTGGCCATCGTGTTCGACTGGGACAACCGCTGGGCGGTGCGCGACGCGCAAGGGCCGCGGAACTTGGGCGTTCATTACGAGCAAACGGTCGTGCAGCATTACCGGGCGTTCTGGGAGCTCGGCATTACGGTCGACGTCGTCAGCCGCCATGCGGACGTGTCGAAGTACAAGCTGGTCGTCGCGCCGATGATGTACATGCTCGACGAGGCGTCCGGCCGCAAGTTCGAAGCGTATGTGGAAGCGGGCGGCACGCTCGTGACGACGTATTGGAGCGGCATCGTGGACGAGAACGACCTGTGCCATCTCGGCGGTTTCCCGGGTCCGCTGCGGAAGACGCTCGGCATTTGGTCCGAGGAGATCGAGGGGCTGCATCCGCACGACGCCAACGGATTCGTATACGGCGGCGTCGCGTACGAGTCGCACGAGCTGTGCGATCTGATCCACGCGGAAGGCGCCGAGGTGCTCGCGACGTATACGAGCGATTTCTACGCCGGCCGCCCGGCGCTGACCGTCAACCGGTTCGGGCGGGGCAAGGCGTATTATCTCGCGACGAGGGCGAAGGATCCGTTCTACGAGCGGTTCTACGCGAGCGTCGCCGCGGAAGCGGGCGTGCCGCGCGTGTTGAACGCCTTGCTTCCGGCGGGCGTCACCGCGCAGGCGCGGACCGACGGCGAACGCGAGTACGTGTTCGTCATGAATTTCAGCGGCGCGCCGCAGACGGTGAAGCTCGACGACCGCGCTTACGTCGATCTCGAGACGGGCGAGGCGGTCGGCGGCGAGCTGGCGCTGCCGACGCACGGCATTCGGATGTTGAAACGATAG
- a CDS encoding ABC transporter permease yields the protein MKLIRRNWQFHLMILPSLLFLIVFAYLPMGGIVMAFQDFKPWLGIGGSAWVGWDNFRYLFERQDSVEVIWNTLIIASLKIVFNLLAPFTFAMFLNEIRQRLFKSAVQTLVYLPHFLSWVILGGVLLNILSTDGGFVNRVLTSWFGIEPIFFLGDPQWFRVTVIVSEVWKEFGFGTIVFLAALANVNPSLYEAAEVDGASRLKQTLYITIPSMLPMAVVVGTLSLGNILNAGFDQIFNLYNPLVYKTGDIIDTFVYRTAILNGEMGFGTAIGLFKSVISMILIVVSYRLAYKLANYRIF from the coding sequence ATGAAACTGATTCGACGCAACTGGCAATTCCATCTCATGATCCTGCCTTCCCTACTATTCTTAATCGTATTCGCGTACCTGCCGATGGGCGGCATCGTTATGGCGTTCCAAGACTTCAAACCGTGGCTCGGCATCGGCGGCTCGGCGTGGGTCGGCTGGGACAACTTCCGTTATTTGTTCGAGCGGCAGGACAGCGTCGAAGTGATCTGGAACACGCTCATCATCGCGTCGCTGAAAATCGTCTTCAACCTGCTGGCGCCGTTCACGTTCGCGATGTTCCTGAATGAAATTCGTCAGCGGCTGTTCAAGAGCGCCGTCCAGACGCTCGTCTACTTGCCGCACTTCCTGTCCTGGGTCATCCTCGGCGGCGTGTTGCTGAACATTTTGTCGACGGACGGCGGCTTCGTGAATCGAGTCCTGACGTCATGGTTCGGCATTGAGCCGATCTTTTTCCTCGGCGACCCGCAATGGTTCCGCGTCACGGTCATCGTTTCCGAGGTGTGGAAGGAATTCGGCTTCGGCACGATCGTCTTCCTGGCGGCGCTCGCCAATGTCAACCCGTCGCTGTACGAGGCGGCGGAGGTGGACGGCGCGAGCCGGCTGAAGCAGACGCTGTACATTACGATTCCATCGATGCTGCCGATGGCCGTCGTCGTCGGGACGCTGTCGCTCGGCAACATTTTGAACGCAGGATTCGATCAAATTTTCAACCTGTACAACCCGCTCGTCTACAAAACCGGCGACATCATCGACACGTTCGTCTACCGGACGGCAATATTGAACGGCGAAATGGGCTTCGGCACCGCGATCGGCTTGTTCAAGTCGGTCATCAGCATGATCTTGATCGTCGTTTCGTACCGGCTCGCTTACAAGCTGGCGAACTATCGAATTTTCTAA
- the iolD gene encoding 3D-(3,5/4)-trihydroxycyclohexane-1,2-dione acylhydrolase (decyclizing) — MATIRLTMAQALVRFLDAQYVSVDGEETKFVRGVMGIFGHGNVTGIGEALERSAGGLAYIQGKNEQGMVHAATAYAKQRNRRQIFACTSSIGPGALNMVTAAATATVNRIPVLLLPGDNFASRQPDPVLQQLEVPGDYTISANDPFKAVSKYWDRIVRPEQLMSAALQAMRVLTDPAETGAVTLALPQDVQAEAYDYPEEFFAKRIHYIDRRPPAKEAVSRAAELLKGKKRPLLIAGGGVLYASAVQELRTFAESFGIPVAETQAGKSSLPWNHPLNVGAVGVTGTLAANVLAKEADVVIGVGTRYSDFTTSSKSAFARPDVQFVNINVSALDAAKWSGAALTGDAKLGLTALAEALGGAGYRSGYEEDEIANLKRQWDDEVERLFSLEHEEGLAQTRALGVIQETIDPSSVIVCAAGSLPGDLHRLWRPAQPKTYHMEYGFSCMGYEVSGAFGAAMAEPDREVYALVGDGSYLMLHSELVTSLQEGVKITILLFDNHGFQCIHNLQRGHGSDGFGNEFRYRESATGRLTGAYMPIDFAAHARSLGAKAYKASTPAELRQALEQAKQEAVTTLIEIPVVPGTNTSGYESWWNVGVPEVSVSGNVVKAHEEMKRRIQSARPY, encoded by the coding sequence ATGGCGACGATTCGACTGACGATGGCGCAGGCATTAGTCCGTTTCCTCGATGCACAGTATGTTTCGGTTGACGGCGAGGAAACGAAGTTCGTGCGCGGCGTGATGGGCATCTTCGGCCACGGGAACGTGACCGGCATCGGCGAGGCGCTGGAGCGGAGCGCGGGCGGACTCGCGTACATCCAAGGCAAAAACGAGCAAGGCATGGTCCATGCTGCAACCGCTTACGCAAAGCAAAGGAACCGGCGGCAAATTTTCGCCTGCACGTCCTCGATCGGCCCGGGGGCGCTCAATATGGTGACGGCCGCCGCGACGGCGACGGTGAACCGCATCCCGGTGCTGCTGCTGCCGGGAGACAATTTCGCTTCCCGCCAGCCCGATCCGGTGCTGCAGCAACTCGAAGTCCCGGGCGATTACACGATTTCCGCGAACGATCCGTTCAAAGCCGTCAGCAAGTACTGGGACCGCATCGTTCGTCCGGAGCAGCTGATGTCGGCGGCGCTGCAGGCGATGCGGGTGCTCACCGATCCGGCCGAGACGGGAGCCGTGACGCTGGCGCTGCCGCAGGATGTGCAGGCGGAAGCTTACGATTATCCGGAGGAATTTTTCGCGAAACGGATTCACTATATCGACCGCCGGCCGCCCGCGAAGGAGGCGGTGTCCCGCGCGGCGGAGCTGCTGAAAGGGAAAAAGCGGCCGCTGCTCATCGCCGGAGGAGGCGTACTCTACGCATCGGCCGTTCAAGAGCTGCGGACGTTCGCCGAATCGTTCGGCATTCCGGTCGCGGAGACGCAGGCGGGGAAAAGCTCGCTGCCTTGGAATCACCCGCTGAACGTCGGCGCCGTCGGCGTGACCGGAACGCTGGCCGCGAATGTGCTGGCGAAGGAAGCGGACGTCGTGATCGGCGTAGGCACGCGCTACTCCGACTTCACGACCTCTTCGAAATCGGCGTTCGCCCGGCCCGACGTGCAGTTCGTGAACATCAACGTCAGCGCGCTGGATGCCGCCAAGTGGAGCGGCGCCGCGCTGACGGGCGACGCCAAGCTGGGGCTGACGGCGCTCGCGGAAGCGCTCGGCGGGGCGGGCTACCGCAGCGGGTACGAAGAGGACGAAATCGCGAACCTGAAGCGTCAATGGGACGACGAAGTAGAGCGGCTGTTCTCACTGGAGCATGAGGAGGGCCTCGCCCAAACCCGCGCGCTCGGCGTCATCCAGGAAACGATCGACCCGAGCTCCGTCATCGTATGCGCGGCGGGCAGCCTGCCGGGGGATCTGCATCGTCTGTGGAGGCCGGCGCAGCCGAAAACGTACCATATGGAATACGGCTTCTCGTGCATGGGCTATGAGGTGAGCGGCGCATTCGGGGCGGCGATGGCCGAACCGGACCGCGAGGTATACGCGCTCGTCGGCGACGGCAGCTACTTGATGCTTCATTCCGAGCTCGTCACCAGCCTTCAGGAAGGCGTGAAAATAACGATTCTGCTGTTCGACAATCACGGTTTTCAATGCATCCACAATTTGCAGCGGGGTCACGGCAGCGACGGATTCGGCAACGAATTCCGCTACCGGGAGTCGGCGACGGGCCGGTTGACCGGCGCCTATATGCCGATCGATTTCGCCGCGCATGCCCGCAGTCTCGGAGCCAAAGCCTACAAGGCGTCTACGCCGGCCGAGCTGAGACAGGCGCTGGAGCAGGCGAAGCAAGAAGCTGTCACGACGTTGATTGAAATTCCGGTCGTGCCCGGCACGAATACGTCCGGCTACGAATCGTGGTGGAACGTCGGCGTGCCGGAAGTGTCTGTCAGCGGCAACGTCGTGAAGGCGCATGAGGAAATGAAACGGCGCATTCAGTCGGCTAGACCGTACTGA
- a CDS encoding sugar ABC transporter, whose product MKAFAKKGVTAAAATAMAFTLLAGCAGGGAQDGASEPAGTSGDSASTEAAVGELKDKYDPPVAINVAWGVDPALKFKNGETIENNVATKWALDTFGIQINTLWSVTDTNGAFATKLRLAMSSGQPMPDVITIGKDDPTLAQDLIDSGIFQEAGPLFDKYASDKWKAAMAIDPHVWDPYMRDGKRMGIPLLDYAYNHDYLLWIRQDWLDKLGLEAPTTLAELETVMEAFKNNNPDGLSPDQVVPLSIGFKDDMNTWMGDPSWVFGAFGTIPNQWNAAADGSLEYGSTNPAMKDGLAKLKEWHEKGFIPKEVALWDANKTAEPAVAGTAGIIPGPYWMSGWPLLDTAKNVPHAVWKPYAIPAGPDGKAGRHGTHFTNGVVLINKNMKNPEALFTYQNYMYEHIADPQPGSPYEIGIFKGYDYDLDANGNPLYLSDIPGGEVNVMRYFLIRDGARIPDAQMKALLNLADGKEPTTRLEKEVRNNYGPETPAAAKVLLSQEDISFKDMFTGPPTETMKTKLDYLNKLENQTFNEIIYGQKPIDSFDQFVASWKSAGGEQITKEVNEWYANVNK is encoded by the coding sequence ATGAAAGCCTTTGCGAAAAAAGGGGTAACGGCTGCGGCGGCGACGGCCATGGCGTTCACGCTGCTTGCAGGCTGCGCAGGCGGCGGAGCGCAAGACGGCGCGAGCGAGCCGGCGGGGACTTCCGGCGACAGCGCTTCGACGGAAGCGGCTGTGGGCGAGCTGAAGGATAAGTACGATCCGCCGGTCGCGATCAACGTCGCGTGGGGCGTCGATCCGGCTTTGAAATTCAAAAACGGCGAGACGATCGAAAACAACGTAGCGACGAAATGGGCGCTCGACACGTTCGGGATTCAGATCAATACACTGTGGTCCGTCACGGACACGAACGGCGCGTTCGCGACGAAGCTGCGCCTCGCGATGTCGTCGGGTCAACCGATGCCGGACGTCATCACGATCGGCAAAGACGATCCGACGCTCGCTCAGGACTTGATCGATTCGGGCATCTTCCAAGAAGCGGGCCCGCTGTTCGACAAATATGCGTCCGACAAATGGAAGGCCGCGATGGCGATCGATCCGCATGTATGGGATCCGTACATGCGCGACGGCAAGCGGATGGGCATTCCGCTCCTCGATTACGCGTACAACCACGATTACCTGCTGTGGATACGTCAGGATTGGCTCGACAAGCTCGGTTTGGAAGCGCCGACGACGCTCGCGGAGCTTGAGACGGTCATGGAAGCGTTCAAGAACAACAATCCGGACGGGTTGTCCCCGGATCAAGTCGTTCCGCTCAGCATCGGCTTCAAGGACGATATGAACACATGGATGGGCGATCCGTCTTGGGTGTTCGGCGCGTTCGGCACGATTCCGAACCAATGGAACGCCGCGGCGGACGGCTCCCTGGAGTACGGCTCCACGAATCCGGCCATGAAGGACGGCCTCGCGAAGCTGAAGGAATGGCATGAGAAAGGCTTCATCCCGAAAGAGGTCGCGCTGTGGGACGCGAACAAGACGGCCGAGCCGGCGGTGGCGGGCACGGCGGGCATCATTCCGGGACCGTACTGGATGAGCGGCTGGCCGCTGCTCGATACGGCGAAGAACGTGCCGCACGCGGTATGGAAGCCGTACGCGATCCCGGCCGGTCCGGACGGCAAAGCGGGCCGCCACGGCACGCATTTCACGAACGGCGTCGTCTTGATCAACAAAAACATGAAAAACCCGGAAGCGCTGTTCACGTACCAGAACTACATGTACGAGCATATCGCCGATCCGCAACCGGGCAGCCCATACGAAATTGGTATATTTAAAGGCTACGACTACGACCTCGACGCGAACGGCAATCCGTTGTACTTGTCGGACATTCCGGGCGGCGAAGTGAACGTGATGCGTTACTTCCTGATTCGCGACGGCGCCCGCATTCCGGACGCGCAGATGAAGGCGCTGCTCAACCTCGCGGACGGCAAGGAGCCGACGACGCGGCTCGAGAAGGAAGTGAGGAACAACTACGGTCCGGAAACGCCGGCGGCGGCGAAGGTGCTGCTGTCGCAGGAGGACATCTCCTTCAAGGATATGTTCACGGGTCCGCCTACGGAAACGATGAAGACGAAGCTCGACTACTTGAACAAGCTGGAGAACCAGACGTTCAACGAGATCATTTACGGCCAGAAGCCGATCGACTCGTTCGACCAGTTCGTCGCCTCGTGGAAATCCGCGGGCGGCGAGCAGATTACGAAGGAAGTCAACGAGTGGTATGCGAACGTAAACAAATAA
- the iolE gene encoding myo-inosose-2 dehydratase → MRNVPFALGAHPINWVGEDVKEHGEGTSFEQIVDDMQKLGLRGTEMGRKYPTDPAVLKRELEKRGLQLVSQWKSVLFSDPAYREQELAAYRAHVQFLKEMGSTVVSTCEVGGSQHFDPRRTPNEKEVLRLDEAGWRSLAEGLNAAGAIAKEHGLKLTYHHHGGTVVERPNEIDRLMELTDPNLVHLLYDTGHAYYGGANPLEVLRKHYDRIAYVHLKDVRINVLEEARNENADFITCIRKGVFTVPGTGDLDFGPIVRELIARGYTGWAMLEGEQDPAVYPAYEYADRALKYLERLISTKAGQ, encoded by the coding sequence ATGCGGAATGTTCCGTTTGCATTAGGCGCCCATCCGATCAACTGGGTCGGCGAAGACGTGAAAGAACACGGCGAGGGCACCTCATTCGAGCAAATCGTGGACGATATGCAGAAGCTCGGCTTGCGCGGAACGGAAATGGGCCGTAAGTATCCGACCGACCCGGCCGTTCTGAAGCGGGAGCTCGAGAAGAGGGGCCTGCAGCTCGTGTCCCAGTGGAAATCGGTACTGTTCTCCGATCCGGCGTACCGCGAACAAGAGCTTGCCGCCTACCGAGCGCATGTTCAGTTCCTGAAAGAAATGGGCAGCACGGTCGTCAGCACTTGCGAAGTGGGAGGCTCGCAGCACTTCGATCCGCGCCGCACGCCGAACGAGAAAGAAGTGCTGCGGCTCGACGAAGCCGGCTGGCGGAGCTTGGCGGAAGGGTTGAACGCCGCCGGAGCGATCGCCAAGGAACACGGCCTTAAGCTTACGTATCACCATCACGGCGGAACCGTCGTGGAGCGTCCGAACGAAATCGACCGCCTGATGGAGCTGACCGACCCGAACCTCGTGCATCTGCTGTACGACACCGGCCACGCGTACTACGGCGGCGCGAATCCGCTCGAGGTGCTGCGCAAGCATTACGACCGGATCGCCTACGTTCATTTGAAAGACGTGCGCATCAACGTCCTTGAGGAAGCCAGGAACGAGAACGCCGATTTCATAACCTGCATTCGCAAAGGCGTGTTCACCGTACCGGGGACCGGGGATCTCGATTTCGGGCCGATCGTGCGAGAACTGATCGCTCGAGGCTATACCGGTTGGGCGATGCTGGAGGGCGAGCAAGACCCGGCCGTTTACCCGGCTTACGAATACGCCGACAGAGCGCTGAAGTATCTCGAACGCCTAATTTCAACGAAAGCGGGGCAATAG